From one Mytilus edulis chromosome 1, xbMytEdul2.2, whole genome shotgun sequence genomic stretch:
- the LOC139512159 gene encoding ragulator complex protein LAMTOR5 homolog isoform X2: protein MFNVNKETQCIRFRLPGVAGVLCADENGLCLAAKGVAEKSAAGNIASIAKQAAQLHPNSSTPPVICIESETGSVLIKSEDDITMAIYKSSPT, encoded by the exons atgttcaatgtaaacaaagaaacgcaatgtaTCAG ATTCAGACTACCAGGTGTTGCAGGTGTTCTTTGTGCAGATGAAAATGGACTTTGTTTAGCAG ctAAAGGAGTAGCAGAAAAGTCTGCTGCAGGAAATATTGCCAGTATTGCCAAACAAGCGGCTCAGTTACATCCAAATTCTTCTACTCCTCCAGTTATCTGTATTGAATCAGAAACAGG gagtGTTCTTATTAAAAGTGAAGATGATATTACAATGGCAATATATAAATCATCCCCAACATGA
- the LOC139512159 gene encoding ragulator complex protein LAMTOR5 homolog isoform X1: MEREVENVYYIRRRILLPVAVQRRNMEKVLEKHLDETFRLPGVAGVLCADENGLCLAAKGVAEKSAAGNIASIAKQAAQLHPNSSTPPVICIESETGSVLIKSEDDITMAIYKSSPT, translated from the exons ATGGAAAGGGAGGTAGAAAATGTGTACTATATCCGGCGGAGAATTCTACTTCCGGTTGCAGTCCAAAGACGAAACATGGAAAAAGTCCTGGAAAAGCATTTAGACGAAAC ATTCAGACTACCAGGTGTTGCAGGTGTTCTTTGTGCAGATGAAAATGGACTTTGTTTAGCAG ctAAAGGAGTAGCAGAAAAGTCTGCTGCAGGAAATATTGCCAGTATTGCCAAACAAGCGGCTCAGTTACATCCAAATTCTTCTACTCCTCCAGTTATCTGTATTGAATCAGAAACAGG gagtGTTCTTATTAAAAGTGAAGATGATATTACAATGGCAATATATAAATCATCCCCAACATGA